One genomic region from Bubalus bubalis isolate 160015118507 breed Murrah chromosome 12, NDDB_SH_1, whole genome shotgun sequence encodes:
- the RPL31 gene encoding 60S ribosomal protein L31, translated as MAPAKKGGEKKKGRSAINEVVTREYTINIHKRIHGVGFKKRAPRALKEIRKFAMKEMGTPDVRIDTRLNKAVWAKGIRNVPYRIRVRLSRKRNEDEDSPNKLYTLVTYVPVTTFKNLQTVNVDEN; from the exons ATGGCTCCCGCAAAGAAGGGCGGCGAGAAGAAGAAGGGCCGGTCCGCCATCAACGAGGTGGTGACAAGAGAATACACCATCAACATTCACAAGCGCATCCATGGAGT GGGTTTCAAGAAGCGTGCCCCTAGAGCACTCAAAGAAATCCGGAAGTTTGCCATGAAGGAGATGGGAACCCCGGATGTGCGCATCGACACCAGGCTCAACAAAGCCGTCTGGGCCAAAGGGATCAG gaATGTCCCATACCGGATCCGTGTGCGGTTGTCCAGAAAACGTAATGAAGACGAAGACTCGCCAAACAAGCTCTATACTTTGGTTACCTACGTGCCCGTCACCACCTTCAAAA ATCTACAGACAGTCAATGTGGATGAGAACTAA